AAGTGTTAAACAAAACTGAAATCGAACCCATAAGGTTGCGTAACCTACTGGAAAGATATCATTATTACTTTACCCAAGTTGGTGATTCAGGCCGCTTCATTGTCAATCGTCACTATTATAATAATGGCAATATTGACGAGGTTATTGACAGTATTGAAAGACGTAATGTTCGAGTTGCGATAGCTAAATTTACGCCTTTTTTTATCCTCGGTCTGATGTTATTAAGCAGTACTATTGGCTTCATGCTCTCGGCAATTGTTAATAAGCACGGTGGCTACTTTTAAAGCGTGTACAAATTGCAGAAAAGCGCCCGATATTGAGTTTCTATGCTCTGCCGAACGGCAAATAACAAGCTTACTTTATCGATGGGCGCGGTTATCCCGAAATAGGTTTCAATTGGGGTTGGTTAACCAAAGCTGGAGTTTTTCACTATCAACTGTTTGCAAAAATACACAGTCTTTTACCGCACAAAGTACAGGCATCGAAAAATTCTTAAGCTTGCCATCACGTAGCAGGTATAGCGTGGCTGATTTTTGCTTGGCAATTGCATCTAAATGCCGTTGAAAGTTATCTGCATTAACCTGCCACTCGTTTAAGGCTATAATGATATCGCCAACCTGCAATCCAGCCTGATAAGCCGCTGAGCTCTCAAGTACCTGCAGTAGTTTTACCCCAGTAGCCGCGTCTTCATATGTCGCCCCAACGTCGACTTTGGCTAATTTCATGCTAGCTTTTCCGCCTTTATCTTTTGCACCGCTGCGGGCTCGAGTCATAAGTTTTACGCCAACCTCTGCTAGCAGTTTGTCAGTAGGCAAAGGCTGGGTTGTATAGAGTGCGTGGTGTAAAAATGCATCTAAATTTATCTCGAAATGTTGTTTGATTATTCCCTGGATACTGTCATTTGCAGTTCCTAACCCTTTGAGTCCAAACTCTCTCCATATCAGATCAATCAATTCCAACAATGAATGCTTTTGCTTGGTCTGTTGGCGGATCATCAAGTCTAAACAAAGGGCAAGTTCGGCTCCTTTGGTATAATAACTCACGATGTTATTGGCAGCACTGGCATCTTGTTGATAAAAACGAGTCCAGGCATCGAAACTTGAGGCTGTTATGCTTTGCTTTTTGTTTCCAGGATTTCTAGCTAAGCGAGTCAGAGTCTGTCCCAATACTTCTAAATAACTGTCTGGCGTAATCAAGCCGCATCTAACTAAGCTTAAATCATCTAGATAGCTCGTAAACCCCTCGTAAATCCATAGTTGCTCACTGTAGACTTCCCTGCTTAAATCTAACTGTAAAAACTCATCAGGTTTACTTCGTTTAACATGCCAAGTATGCAAAAATTCATGGCTACATAGACTCAAAAATGTGCGATAGCCGTCTGGCATTTCATTGACTTCGCTGCACAGCGGTAAATCATCACGGCTGAACTGTAAAACCGTTGAGGCGCTATGTTCTAAGCCACCAAAACTAGATTGGCTCAATAGGGTAATGAACAAGTATCGTTGGATTGGTAATCTTTGGCTGAAAAGATCCATATGATGTAAACATACTTTTTCTAAATCTTTACAGATACGCTGTGTATCGGCTTGATGGGAGCCGGTTAAGATAAATTCAAACTGAATACCTTTCACTGTGAAAAAACTAATATCTAGTTCACCCATAATCACAGGGCTATCGATAAGTTCTTGGTAGCTGTTAGCGGTGAAGCTGCATGTTGATAAGTTACTAGGAGGAAGCGCCGTGGCGAGTTGCCAAGATTTAGCGGTATCTTTGGGTATATGGATATTTAGGTCGCAGGCCTGTTGGTATCCTTCGACTTCGAGAAACAGACTAGTGCCATTGAAAAATGCATATTCATCACAGATGTATGCGCTACGCACTGAAAAATCAAAGGCATAGACTTGAGTCTTAATTACGATAGGTCCGCTGTTTGCGGCAATTCTCCAAGTTTGCTTATCAATTTTTTGATAATTCAGTGTTTCACCCGCTTGATTAAAAGCAGCGAAGTTAACAATATTTTTCGCAAAATCCCTGATCATATAACTGCCTGGGATCCAAGCAGGTAAAGAAAGTATCTGTCCTTGGGGATCGGGATGGGGGATAGTTAAGGTAACGTTGAATAGATGGCCTGCTAGCGAAGCTATTTCGACACTATAGTGGACGTTTTCTGGATTTGACAAACTTGATATCTCTGTAATTGTTGACTGGTGCTCACCTGAGCATAACCGATTAGTGAATTAACCGTAAAGGTGGATCGTTAATGTAAGGTTGTGAGGGCTTGCTTATCATGCTAAAAACGATATAAATCATAGGATAAACATATTTTTTAGGATCAACAGCGTCGGAGTGTCTGGTAATGACATCAGTTGATGTACCCTTGAAAACAAAAACAAAAACAAAAACAAAAACAAAAACAAAAACAAAAACAAAAACAAAGTTGGAGCTAAATATGCGTAGAGTCGATGTGTTACTGAATGAGTACGGTGAAAGTCATCAAAATAAAACTAACATATATATTCACGCCATTGCTGTACCTGCAATATTCTTTGTATCCCTCGGGCTGGTCTGGTCCATTCCTACTCCTGGATTTTTAGACTACTTCAATGTGACCTGGGCACATGTGATAGCTATCCCTATGTTGTGGTACTACTTTAAGTTATCTGGACCTATAGGTGCTGCAATGACCCTGCTGACCATAGCATCTTTCGCAGGCATTCGATTGTTAGTTGCAGCGAACATTTCAGTGTGGCAATTCAGTCTGATTTTATTTGCTATTATGTGGGTTCTACAGTTTATAGGACATCATATAGAAGGCAAAAAACCGTCCTTCTTCAAAGATCTGCAGTTTTTGTTAGTTGGACCGGCTTGGTGGTGGGGACATTGGTTAAAACGACTCAATATCCAATATTAATATTTGCGGTAAACAGAGCTAAAGCCGAGATTAGCAACAAGTTTTGTTGGCTAAGTGGCAGTATAATCAACTTTTAGTCTAGACAATTTGAGACATCGTTTGATTCAGTGGCAAAAATTATTCGAAAATCGTGAACGCTTATTTTGGACCCTGCACAGCGGCGGCTGGGCCGGATTCGCAGTTGTTTATTATATAGGCTCATTTTTACATGATGTTCGTGGTGTGTGGATTTTTGTTATTGCTTTAAACGCGATGGCAGGATGGTTGTTGACCGTACCTTTGCGCTATATCTACCGCTGGGCCCATCAACAAAACGTCTGGAAGATGATAGCCACGGTAGCGATCAGTTGCTATGTGGTTGCCTTGCTTTGGGCAGTACTTAAAAACATCAATTATTGGGAAATATACAAGCACGGTTACCGGCCAGAAGTGTGGTACATGTATTTCACCAACACGATTAACTCATTGATTATGGTGGTGTGCTGGAGTGGTCTGTATTTTGGGATCAAGAACTTCCAGATGTTACAAAAAGAGAAACAGAATGCTTTGAAAGCCTCTACAATGGCTCATCAAGCCCACCTTAAAATGCTCAGATACCAACTCAACCCGCATTTTTTATTCAATACCTTAAATGCCATCAGTACCTTGATTCTGGTCAAAGAAAACAAAACCGCAGAAGCAATGGTGAGTCGGCTGAGTGATTTTTTGCGTTATTCTCTGGACAAAGATCCGATTAAAAAAATTCTCCTAAAG
Above is a window of Aliiglaciecola sp. LCG003 DNA encoding:
- a CDS encoding PDZ domain-containing protein; the encoded protein is MSNPENVHYSVEIASLAGHLFNVTLTIPHPDPQGQILSLPAWIPGSYMIRDFAKNIVNFAAFNQAGETLNYQKIDKQTWRIAANSGPIVIKTQVYAFDFSVRSAYICDEYAFFNGTSLFLEVEGYQQACDLNIHIPKDTAKSWQLATALPPSNLSTCSFTANSYQELIDSPVIMGELDISFFTVKGIQFEFILTGSHQADTQRICKDLEKVCLHHMDLFSQRLPIQRYLFITLLSQSSFGGLEHSASTVLQFSRDDLPLCSEVNEMPDGYRTFLSLCSHEFLHTWHVKRSKPDEFLQLDLSREVYSEQLWIYEGFTSYLDDLSLVRCGLITPDSYLEVLGQTLTRLARNPGNKKQSITASSFDAWTRFYQQDASAANNIVSYYTKGAELALCLDLMIRQQTKQKHSLLELIDLIWREFGLKGLGTANDSIQGIIKQHFEINLDAFLHHALYTTQPLPTDKLLAEVGVKLMTRARSGAKDKGGKASMKLAKVDVGATYEDAATGVKLLQVLESSAAYQAGLQVGDIIIALNEWQVNADNFQRHLDAIAKQKSATLYLLRDGKLKNFSMPVLCAVKDCVFLQTVDSEKLQLWLTNPN
- a CDS encoding Mpo1-like protein — encoded protein: MRRVDVLLNEYGESHQNKTNIYIHAIAVPAIFFVSLGLVWSIPTPGFLDYFNVTWAHVIAIPMLWYYFKLSGPIGAAMTLLTIASFAGIRLLVAANISVWQFSLILFAIMWVLQFIGHHIEGKKPSFFKDLQFLLVGPAWWWGHWLKRLNIQY
- a CDS encoding histidine kinase, which produces MIQWQKLFENRERLFWTLHSGGWAGFAVVYYIGSFLHDVRGVWIFVIALNAMAGWLLTVPLRYIYRWAHQQNVWKMIATVAISCYVVALLWAVLKNINYWEIYKHGYRPEVWYMYFTNTINSLIMVVCWSGLYFGIKNFQMLQKEKQNALKASTMAHQAHLKMLRYQLNPHFLFNTLNAISTLILVKENKTAEAMVSRLSDFLRYSLDKDPIKKILLKHEIQAIELYLEIEKVRFDERLEVEWDVAENCNEALVPSLILQPIIENAIKYAISKMEKGGRIKIIAKSFGNDLMLEVSDNGPSVNIDDGQLKRNNGVGLPNIQERLNSLYSNNYSFVVSQNQPTGIKVSIRLPFEVSENDSQN